A window of the Sabethes cyaneus chromosome 1, idSabCyanKW18_F2, whole genome shotgun sequence genome harbors these coding sequences:
- the LOC128739759 gene encoding uncharacterized protein LOC128739759 has product MGTRFPHQNSIKNGRSSSTREGNNFRRPEGTTEHDAVHQRFLEQETPSERVVCLSCGTDFPKQTIADVIRHYADQVHAQFYTSCLYCQGKIHRYRDGKGTLQLYHDCYRSTNKLDQ; this is encoded by the coding sequence ATGGGAACCCGTTTCCCGCATCAAAACTCGATAAAAAACGGCCGGAGCTCGTCCACCCGCGAAGGCAACAATTTTCGGCGACCAGAAGGGACAACCGAGCACGATGCCGTCCATCAGCGGTTCCTGGAGCAGGAAACCCCATCCGAGCGGGTCGTTTGTCTGTCCTGTGGAACTGACTTTCCGAAGCAAACCATTGCCGACGTAATTAGACACTACGCGGACCAAGTGCACGCTCAATTCTATACCAGCTGCCTGTACTGTCAGGGAAAGATCCACCGCTATCGGGACGGAAAAGGGACGCTGCAGTTGTATCACGATTGCTATCGATCCACCAACAAGCTGGATCAGTGA
- the LOC128739715 gene encoding geminin: protein MSADTGSIIIPVESPAEQEERQKISRKLLKDVQNTPAMNKENEGKPTSKLQNFLAKKELIKKTLLLDPRDVIEQKRKKLVHSQASQTSPEKKAAKGKPTVTEEDLTSLEGPSAAYWEILAEKRRQALQESLRENEELHEENAGLREELNLSREMLEEARNLVEVLTEMLQEGEAEKEEAAAGNKAAGVVTVDDSGVAPDAGSEVEDNL from the exons ATGTCTGCTGATACTGGAAGTATAATCATACCGGTGGAATCCCCAGCGGAACAGGAG GAGCGTCAGAAAATCTCCCGCAAGCTGCTGAAGGACGTACAGAACACTCCTGCCATGAATAAAGAAAATGAGGGCAAACCCACCTCCAAGCTGCAGAACTTTTTGGCCAAGAAGGAACTGATTAAGAAAACGTTGCT TCTCGACCCACGGGATGTGATCGAACAGAAGCGGAAAAAGCTGGTCCACTCGCAGGCCAGCCAAACGTCGCCGGAGAAAAAGGCAGCCAAAGGAAAGCCGACCGTCACGGAAGAGGATCTCACCTCGCTCGAAGGTCCGAGTGCTGCCTATTGGGAAATTCTGGCGGAAAAGCGTCGCCAAGCGCTGCAGGAATCGCTGCGGGAAAATGAGGAGCTTCACGAGGAGAACGCCGGCCTACGGGAGGAACTGAACCTTTCACGGGAAATGCTCGAAGAGGCTCGCAACCTGGTTGAGGTTCTGACCGAAATGCTCCAGGAAGGTGAAGCCGAAAAAGAGGAAGCGGCTGCCGGCAATAAGGCGGCAGGTGTCGTAACGGTGGACGATAGTGGTGTCGCTCCCGATGCAGGCAGTGAAGTGGAAGATAATTTGTAG
- the LOC128739723 gene encoding SUMO-conjugating enzyme UBC9-B: MSGIAIARLGEERKAWRKDHPFGFVARPVKNADGTLNLMTWECAIPGKKGTPWEGGLYKLRMIFKDDYPTSPPKCKFEPPLFHPNVYPSGTVCLSLLDEEKDWRPAITIKQILLGIQDLLNEPNIKDPAQAEAYTIYCQNRLEYEKRVRAQARAMAATE, from the exons ATGTCCGGAATTGCGATCGCGCGTCTCGGCGAGGAAAGGAAAGCATGGCGTAAGGATCACCCCTTT GGATTTGTTGCACGTCCGGTAAAAAATGCTGACGGTACGCTGAACCTTATGACGTGGGAATGTGCGATTCCTGGAAAGAAAGGT ACTCCATGGGAGGGCGGTCTGTACAAATTGCGTATGATCTTCAAGGATGACTACCCGACCAGTCCGCCAAAGTGCAAGTTCGAACCGCCACTCTTCCATCCGAACGTGTACCCATCGGGCACCGTTTGCCTCTCTCTGCTGGACGAAGAGAAGGATTGGCGTCCGGCTATTACCATCAAGCAGATCCTGCTCGGTATTCAGGATTTGCTCAACGAACCTAACATCAAGGATCCGGCGCAGGCGGAAGCGTATACTATCTACTG TCAAAATCGTCTCGAGTATGAGAAACGTGTTCGAGCTCAAGCCAGAGCCATGGCAGCCACTGAGTAA